Proteins encoded by one window of Vitreimonas flagellata:
- a CDS encoding type II toxin-antitoxin system RelE/ParE family toxin, translating to MRKLIVKPRALSEQRQTLQYSRRKFGTRAARAYEALIRRAFQLLRADPARAGVRQLEELGSDFSLFHLRHARTHGAAPKHARHIIVFTYDDMTLTILRVLHDSMDIAERVGDDANEA from the coding sequence ATGAGAAAACTGATCGTCAAGCCGCGCGCGCTCTCTGAGCAGCGGCAGACGTTGCAGTATTCGCGTCGCAAATTCGGCACACGCGCCGCGCGCGCCTACGAAGCGCTTATCCGTCGCGCCTTCCAGCTGCTACGCGCCGATCCCGCGCGCGCCGGGGTTAGGCAACTCGAAGAGCTTGGATCAGACTTTTCGCTCTTCCACCTCCGCCACGCCCGAACACACGGCGCAGCGCCCAAGCACGCGCGCCACATCATCGTCTTCACCTATGATGACATGACACTCACCATTCTCCGCGTGCTCCACGATTCAATGGACATCGCCGAGCGCGTTGGCGACGATGCAAACGAAGCATAA
- a CDS encoding type II toxin-antitoxin system ParD family antitoxin — protein sequence MATRNINLTDELDEFVTAQIKTGQYQNASEVMRAGLRLLYAQQEERAFKLAALKVAIQEGIDSGPGIEIDDVDAFFDQMMDEIDAEVSAEEAAAAARTPAE from the coding sequence ATGGCCACGCGCAATATCAACCTCACGGACGAGCTGGACGAGTTCGTCACCGCCCAGATCAAGACGGGCCAGTATCAGAACGCGTCCGAGGTGATGCGCGCCGGCCTGCGCCTGCTCTACGCGCAGCAAGAGGAGCGCGCCTTCAAGCTCGCCGCGCTGAAGGTCGCGATCCAAGAAGGCATCGATTCCGGGCCTGGTATTGAGATCGACGATGTCGACGCCTTCTTCGACCAGATGATGGACGAGATTGACGCTGAGGTTTCGGCGGAAGAAGCCGCCGCAGCGGCGCGCACGCCCGCTGAATGA